A single genomic interval of Terriglobus albidus harbors:
- the qhpE gene encoding subtilisin-like serine protease QhpE: MSSLRIAVLDSGVNPLHSHVGCLAAGVNLAAEGKVEDTLDLLGYGTSVAALIHALAPEATIVPVRIFDKTLSTNLPMLVRALEWCAANSIQIINLSLGTADEDHREPFERAVARIAAAGAVLVAPYAIEEKLLLPGTLPGVVGVVADTACGDAACTVKQMNSKVVFGAQPYPREIPGASPELNLNGVSFSVARVSAYLARVWPSRRAGEPVEQGMFFSPSIQHARTQRPDEPR, from the coding sequence ATGAGCAGTCTCCGGATCGCGGTTCTCGATAGTGGTGTCAACCCGCTGCACTCTCATGTCGGTTGTCTCGCGGCAGGTGTGAACCTGGCTGCTGAAGGTAAAGTTGAGGACACGCTTGACCTCCTTGGGTATGGAACTTCCGTGGCAGCGCTTATTCATGCACTGGCTCCCGAGGCAACGATTGTGCCGGTACGCATCTTCGATAAAACGCTCTCGACCAATCTACCGATGCTTGTGCGTGCTCTGGAATGGTGTGCGGCCAATTCCATCCAGATTATTAATCTCAGCCTGGGAACAGCCGACGAAGATCACCGTGAACCTTTCGAGAGGGCCGTTGCGCGTATCGCCGCAGCAGGGGCCGTGTTGGTCGCGCCCTACGCGATTGAGGAGAAGCTTCTGCTGCCGGGCACGCTTCCGGGAGTTGTCGGTGTCGTCGCTGATACGGCGTGCGGCGATGCGGCATGTACGGTGAAGCAGATGAATTCCAAGGTCGTCTTCGGTGCACAGCCCTATCCACGCGAAATTCCAGGCGCTTCTCCGGAGTTGAATCTCAATGGCGTCAGTTTCTCTGTGGCACGTGTTTCGGCCTATCTCGCACGCGTCTGGCCCAGTCGAAGAGCCGGCGAACCGGTAGAACAGGGCATGTTTTTCAGCCCGAGCATTCAACACGCCAGAACGCAGCGTCCTGACGAACCCCGATAG
- a CDS encoding GDSL-type esterase/lipase family protein: MHRLSLLCLLLGTACIAQTSPPAPSNSAEADFAQAARYRHANEQLSAEVVFLGDSILDYWGSREGTWFTYPGWINRGIGGQTTQQMLLRERHDALNLHPKAIVLEGGGNDMRLGFSPEEIRDNFLTMGELAASHGIRVYVAEMTPVCDCVRPLTGLRTVARIRQLNDLLAAMCKEKHWDLLRFNAPLADANGLMRAELTVDGVHPKAAGYALLAPIVEQALAGYRKSR, from the coding sequence GTGCACCGTCTGTCTCTGCTCTGTCTGCTATTAGGCACAGCCTGTATTGCGCAAACTTCCCCGCCCGCGCCATCGAACTCCGCGGAGGCAGATTTTGCGCAGGCAGCGCGCTACCGCCACGCCAATGAACAACTCTCCGCGGAGGTCGTTTTTCTGGGCGACTCCATCCTGGACTACTGGGGATCGCGAGAGGGAACCTGGTTCACCTACCCCGGCTGGATCAACCGCGGCATCGGCGGCCAGACAACACAGCAGATGCTGCTGCGCGAGCGGCACGATGCACTCAATCTCCATCCGAAGGCGATCGTGCTCGAGGGCGGCGGAAACGACATGCGCCTTGGTTTTTCGCCGGAGGAGATCCGGGATAACTTCCTCACCATGGGGGAGTTAGCGGCATCGCACGGCATCCGCGTCTACGTTGCAGAGATGACTCCCGTCTGCGACTGCGTGCGCCCTCTGACCGGCCTGCGGACGGTCGCACGGATTCGGCAACTGAACGATCTGCTGGCCGCCATGTGCAAAGAAAAGCATTGGGATTTGCTTCGTTTCAATGCGCCGCTGGCCGATGCGAACGGTTTGATGCGGGCGGAGCTGACGGTAGATGGCGTACACCCGAAGGCCGCCGGCTATGCGCTGCTGGCGCCCATTGTGGAACAGGCCCTGGCGGGCTACCGCAAGAGTCGCTAG
- a CDS encoding LacI family DNA-binding transcriptional regulator: MRSSAPKLADIAKAAGVSIAAVSIALNKTGSPRVSAQLRERIIQIAREMGYKPNELARALAEKRTRLLGLVVPMRDPIFFNQFIAQALSGIQSALMRRGYNLLIFSPTGKPGRETRDQMLESRFTDGIIFINTRSCTSQDVNKTIDELQRAQIKFSMINSYYGKAPINYVGVDDAAIGQAAAEYLAEHGHRQVAFFSGSATLPGHQRLVAGLRKGLAGYGLDLPQERIGCTGYERAEGIRILDTWFSTKRKRPTAIFTADDQLLLDFYDYAEMRGISIPGDIAVLNRGNTGSSDHLRPRPTTFTIPTFRMGELAADLLIDTIENAGVLPQRVFLPYELIPGSTA; encoded by the coding sequence ATGAGATCGTCGGCCCCAAAGCTTGCAGATATTGCCAAGGCTGCAGGTGTCTCGATTGCTGCTGTTTCCATCGCCCTTAATAAGACCGGCTCACCGCGCGTAAGTGCGCAGCTGCGCGAGCGTATTATCCAGATCGCTCGCGAGATGGGTTATAAGCCCAATGAGCTGGCGCGGGCGCTTGCGGAAAAGCGGACCAGGCTGCTTGGGTTGGTTGTGCCCATGCGCGACCCCATCTTTTTTAACCAGTTCATCGCGCAGGCGCTCTCAGGTATACAGAGCGCCCTCATGCGCCGGGGCTATAACCTGCTGATCTTTTCGCCGACCGGCAAACCGGGGCGCGAGACCCGCGATCAGATGCTGGAGAGCCGCTTTACGGACGGCATTATCTTCATCAACACGCGTTCCTGTACGTCTCAGGATGTGAACAAGACCATCGATGAGCTGCAGCGGGCCCAGATCAAGTTCTCGATGATCAACTCCTATTACGGTAAGGCGCCCATCAACTATGTCGGCGTAGATGATGCCGCCATTGGCCAGGCCGCTGCCGAATATCTCGCGGAGCACGGACACCGGCAGGTTGCCTTCTTCAGCGGATCGGCAACGCTGCCCGGGCATCAGCGGCTGGTCGCAGGCCTGCGCAAAGGACTCGCGGGCTATGGGCTCGACCTGCCGCAGGAGCGGATCGGCTGTACTGGTTACGAACGGGCCGAGGGGATCCGCATTCTGGATACCTGGTTCTCCACCAAACGCAAACGACCAACGGCCATCTTTACCGCCGATGACCAGCTTCTGCTGGACTTTTATGACTACGCCGAGATGCGCGGCATCTCGATTCCTGGAGACATTGCCGTGTTAAACCGCGGCAACACGGGCTCGAGCGATCATCTCCGCCCGCGTCCGACGACGTTCACCATCCCCACCTTCCGCATGGGCGAACTGGCAGCAGATCTTCTGATCGACACGATCGAAAATGCCGGGGTTCTGCCGCAGCGAGTCTTCCTCCCCTACGAACTCATCCCCGGCAGCACCGCCTGA
- a CDS encoding MFS transporter, which produces MTKRANPWSIVALLFAVAVLNYFDRQSLSVVAPRMQAELHLSDVGYGHVVSLFLLASAFAYALSGFVCDALGTRRSMALFVAFWSAAEAATAFASSVLLLGIARFCLGLGEPGLWVAAPKAVGEVLDRTRRSLAVGIYTAGATMGAIIAIPAILAITTHLPWRSIFLIDGAMGLLWVPVWLWIYREHPRSETIAPAATNVFRDVIAQPQMWQLLIARGMTDPVWYFYLFWFPKYLLSDRHLTASQMAHFGWMVYLAGGIGTIVGGSLSGAFIRRGLDPGIAYRRTMLFSAFAVLVSPLAYLSPGIGMTMLFASVVAMAHMSWLTNLTSTLLEVFSPQQLGRAAGLIAAGSAFGGMLSSEIIAYCLTHGGYRPVFIAMGLMHPIAIVLLWTAFRAKPRGEMQVPVVGEALVAGDAN; this is translated from the coding sequence ATGACCAAACGCGCGAATCCGTGGAGTATCGTTGCCCTGCTCTTCGCGGTAGCGGTTCTTAATTATTTTGACCGCCAAAGTCTTTCCGTCGTCGCTCCACGGATGCAGGCGGAGCTGCATCTCTCCGACGTTGGTTACGGGCATGTAGTCAGCCTCTTCCTTCTGGCTTCTGCTTTTGCGTATGCGCTCTCAGGCTTCGTCTGCGACGCTCTGGGCACGCGCCGCTCCATGGCGTTGTTCGTAGCCTTCTGGTCAGCAGCGGAAGCGGCGACGGCGTTTGCCTCCTCCGTGCTTCTTCTCGGAATCGCACGCTTCTGCCTTGGACTCGGAGAACCCGGACTGTGGGTGGCCGCCCCAAAAGCCGTGGGCGAGGTTCTGGATAGGACCCGGCGCAGTCTTGCCGTGGGCATCTATACGGCCGGTGCGACGATGGGCGCAATTATCGCCATCCCCGCTATCCTGGCCATCACGACGCATCTTCCCTGGCGCAGTATCTTTCTGATTGACGGAGCCATGGGACTGCTGTGGGTTCCTGTCTGGTTGTGGATCTATCGTGAGCATCCACGTAGCGAGACCATCGCCCCAGCCGCAACGAATGTCTTTCGCGATGTGATCGCGCAACCGCAGATGTGGCAGCTGCTGATCGCTCGCGGCATGACCGATCCGGTCTGGTACTTCTATCTCTTCTGGTTTCCCAAATATCTGCTGAGTGACCGTCATCTCACTGCGAGCCAGATGGCTCACTTCGGCTGGATGGTCTATCTGGCCGGCGGCATCGGCACCATCGTCGGCGGATCGCTCTCCGGTGCGTTCATCCGCCGCGGCCTCGACCCAGGGATTGCCTATCGCCGCACCATGCTCTTCTCGGCATTCGCTGTACTGGTGAGCCCACTCGCTTATCTGAGCCCCGGGATTGGCATGACGATGCTGTTTGCCTCAGTCGTCGCCATGGCGCATATGTCGTGGCTCACGAACCTTACTTCGACGCTGCTGGAGGTCTTCTCGCCGCAGCAGTTAGGACGCGCGGCGGGATTGATCGCCGCTGGCAGCGCCTTCGGAGGCATGCTTTCGAGCGAGATCATCGCCTACTGCCTGACGCATGGGGGATATCGTCCGGTGTTTATCGCGATGGGCCTGATGCATCCAATTGCGATCGTACTGTTATGGACGGCCTTCCGGGCGAAGCCTCGGGGTGAGATGCAGGTGCCGGTTGTAGGAGAAGCGCTTGTTGCGGGCGACGCGAATTAG
- a CDS encoding FAD-dependent oxidoreductase, translating into MRSLTHVEERSDLVVVGGGLSGVCCAVTAARKGINVLLVQDRPVLGGNASSEVRLWVLGATSHMGNNNRWAREGGVIDELLVENMWRNPEGNPILFDSILLETVKREPKITLLLNTAIYELDMDGGSIAGVRGYNSQNQTAYTLEAPLFVDASGDGILGFLAGAEFRMGAEARSEFNEGMAPENEEHTLLGHSLYFYSRDTGQPVKYVPPTFALQDITRIPRFRDIRVSDSGCRLWWLEYGGALDTVGQTEEIKWELWAVAYGVWNYIKNSGEFPDAENLTLEWMGTIPGKRESRRFIGDVILTQNDLVQQKGFPDAVSFGGWAIDLHPSDGVFSAKPGCTQYHAKGVYQIPFRSMYSRNVPNLLLTGRLISTTHIAFGSTRVMATCASNGQAVGMAAVLCTEDGVQPRDLLEPARLHRLQQDLLAAGQHIPGIAFQAENDLSRQTTVSASSELLLEELPSCGELAEERSYALLVPFQDGPSPALSLYGDVAHPMTLRAELWTSAHCGNTTPDVLVATLDVSVEAGDGVEIPLDFKAQLPAVAHYFVMVPVQPGVRLHLSTAQMPGVLTVSQKMNAAVAKSLVQTPPEGSGIDTFAFWLPERRPKARNLAAKFHRPLELYRPANVTNGLNRPWRSTNAWAPALDDNAPALTLCWEEPVEVQKVSITFDTDFDHPMESVLMTHPERIMPGCIRAFRVSTAEGVRLAEVTENHQTQWTLELPAAVTTSGLHIDVLEHGEAPPAIFNVSCF; encoded by the coding sequence GTGAGAAGTCTTACGCACGTAGAAGAACGTAGCGATCTGGTCGTCGTTGGTGGCGGCCTCTCCGGCGTCTGCTGCGCTGTTACTGCGGCACGCAAGGGAATCAATGTTCTGCTGGTGCAGGACCGCCCTGTCCTGGGCGGCAATGCCTCGAGCGAAGTACGGCTGTGGGTGCTGGGTGCGACCTCCCACATGGGCAACAACAATCGCTGGGCCCGTGAGGGCGGCGTCATTGACGAGTTGCTCGTGGAGAACATGTGGCGCAATCCCGAGGGCAACCCCATCCTCTTCGACTCCATCCTGCTTGAGACCGTCAAACGCGAACCGAAGATCACCCTGCTGTTGAATACGGCCATCTATGAGCTCGACATGGATGGCGGCTCCATCGCGGGGGTACGTGGTTATAACAGTCAGAACCAGACGGCCTACACGCTGGAGGCACCGCTCTTCGTCGATGCTTCTGGCGATGGCATTCTGGGCTTTCTCGCAGGCGCCGAGTTCCGCATGGGCGCAGAAGCCCGTTCAGAGTTCAACGAAGGTATGGCTCCGGAGAACGAAGAGCATACGCTGCTTGGGCACTCGCTCTACTTCTATAGCCGCGATACCGGGCAGCCGGTAAAGTATGTGCCGCCGACATTTGCTCTACAGGACATCACACGCATTCCGCGCTTCCGGGATATCCGTGTCTCTGATAGCGGCTGCCGTCTGTGGTGGCTGGAGTACGGCGGAGCTTTAGATACAGTAGGCCAGACAGAAGAGATCAAGTGGGAGCTATGGGCTGTAGCGTACGGTGTGTGGAACTACATCAAGAACTCCGGTGAGTTTCCCGACGCGGAGAATCTCACGCTGGAGTGGATGGGAACCATCCCCGGCAAACGCGAGAGCCGCCGCTTTATCGGTGATGTCATCCTGACGCAAAATGACCTCGTGCAGCAGAAGGGTTTTCCCGATGCAGTATCGTTCGGCGGATGGGCGATTGACCTGCATCCTTCCGACGGAGTCTTCAGTGCAAAACCCGGATGCACGCAATATCACGCCAAGGGCGTCTACCAGATTCCGTTCCGCAGCATGTACAGCCGCAATGTTCCCAACCTGCTGCTGACAGGCCGCCTGATCAGCACCACGCATATTGCATTCGGTTCTACTCGCGTGATGGCGACCTGCGCCAGCAACGGACAAGCCGTCGGCATGGCTGCCGTGCTCTGCACTGAGGACGGCGTGCAGCCGCGCGACCTGCTTGAGCCTGCCCGTCTGCATCGGCTGCAGCAGGATCTGCTGGCGGCAGGACAGCATATTCCTGGCATCGCCTTTCAGGCAGAAAACGATCTCTCCCGCCAGACGACGGTATCCGCGTCCAGTGAACTTTTATTGGAGGAGCTGCCATCCTGCGGTGAGCTTGCGGAAGAACGCTCTTACGCTCTTCTGGTCCCATTCCAGGATGGTCCTAGCCCGGCACTGTCGCTCTATGGTGATGTAGCGCATCCCATGACACTGCGTGCGGAGCTGTGGACCTCAGCGCATTGCGGAAACACCACTCCGGATGTGCTTGTCGCTACGCTTGACGTTTCAGTAGAAGCCGGTGATGGGGTAGAGATTCCGCTCGACTTCAAGGCACAACTGCCGGCCGTCGCCCATTACTTTGTCATGGTTCCGGTGCAACCCGGTGTTCGCCTTCATCTCAGCACAGCACAGATGCCGGGAGTCCTCACTGTCTCGCAGAAGATGAATGCCGCTGTTGCGAAGAGCCTGGTGCAAACTCCGCCTGAGGGTTCCGGCATCGACACCTTTGCCTTCTGGCTTCCGGAACGGCGGCCGAAGGCGCGCAATCTCGCTGCAAAGTTCCATCGCCCTCTCGAACTTTATCGTCCGGCCAATGTGACGAACGGTCTAAACCGGCCATGGCGTAGCACCAATGCGTGGGCTCCGGCACTGGACGACAACGCACCGGCACTCACGCTGTGCTGGGAAGAACCTGTCGAGGTACAGAAGGTGTCCATCACCTTTGACACTGACTTTGACCATCCCATGGAGTCGGTGCTGATGACACACCCGGAGCGGATTATGCCGGGATGCATCCGAGCCTTCCGCGTCTCCACGGCTGAGGGTGTAAGGTTGGCAGAGGTAACCGAGAATCATCAGACACAGTGGACTCTGGAGCTGCCGGCAGCAGTCACCACTTCAGGCCTGCATATCGATGTTCTGGAACATGGAGAAGCTCCGCCTGCAATCTTCAACGTGTCCTGCTTCTGA
- a CDS encoding glycoside hydrolase family 27 protein — protein MKLTKMIVFGIGLALAPLSQAQHAAAPKLAPRPPMGWNSWDSYGLRVNEQQFRENVSSLVSKLKPAGYDYAVIDEGWFLKNPESRPHPELLQYELDANGRYIPVPARFPSALVNGKNVGFTPVGRWVHSQGLKFGIHIVRGIPRESVKQNLPIEGSKFTVTDAADQTDACPWDPTNWGVKDTPAGQAWYDALLKQYASWGVDFLKVDCISDHPYKVSEIKQIKLAIQRSGRPIVLSLSPGPTAIEHAEEVISLSQMWRISNDIWDVWETKASFPRTVKDQFALAAQWSKFAGPGHWPDADMLPVGELRPSPDVGPGPRHTRLTPAEQRTHLSLWAFARSPLIVGANLTLLDDATVSLLTNKEILRIDQTAMASRQVLHEGATIVWTADLPGGQYAVGVFNVGDSPVSFQRELTALQLPAGKFHLRNAWQGSEELGASKIDVTLDPHSTAVFVLQRN, from the coding sequence TTGAAACTCACAAAGATGATTGTGTTCGGCATCGGTCTCGCCCTGGCGCCGTTGTCGCAGGCCCAGCATGCGGCAGCGCCAAAGCTTGCACCGCGTCCGCCGATGGGTTGGAACAGTTGGGACTCGTATGGCCTGCGCGTCAATGAACAGCAGTTTCGAGAAAACGTTTCCTCGCTGGTGAGTAAGCTCAAACCTGCCGGATACGACTACGCCGTCATCGACGAGGGCTGGTTCCTGAAGAACCCGGAATCGCGTCCGCATCCTGAGCTGCTGCAGTATGAACTGGATGCCAACGGCCGCTATATCCCGGTGCCGGCACGGTTTCCCTCCGCGCTCGTCAACGGAAAGAACGTCGGCTTCACGCCCGTAGGACGCTGGGTTCATAGCCAGGGTCTGAAGTTCGGTATCCACATCGTGCGCGGTATTCCGCGCGAGAGCGTGAAACAGAACCTTCCTATCGAGGGCTCGAAGTTTACCGTGACCGACGCTGCTGACCAGACGGATGCCTGCCCCTGGGATCCGACCAACTGGGGCGTGAAAGACACGCCCGCCGGTCAGGCCTGGTACGACGCGTTGTTGAAGCAGTATGCCTCATGGGGTGTCGATTTCCTGAAGGTCGACTGCATCTCCGATCATCCGTACAAGGTGAGCGAGATCAAACAGATCAAACTGGCGATTCAAAGGAGCGGACGCCCCATCGTCCTCAGCCTCTCGCCGGGACCTACAGCGATCGAGCACGCCGAAGAGGTGATCTCGCTCTCACAGATGTGGCGCATCTCGAATGACATCTGGGATGTATGGGAGACCAAGGCATCGTTCCCACGCACTGTCAAAGATCAGTTCGCGCTGGCGGCGCAGTGGAGCAAGTTTGCTGGGCCCGGTCACTGGCCCGATGCCGACATGCTGCCGGTGGGAGAGCTGCGTCCATCCCCGGATGTCGGCCCCGGTCCACGTCACACCCGTTTGACTCCTGCGGAACAGAGAACGCACCTGAGCCTCTGGGCCTTTGCGCGCAGTCCGCTGATTGTTGGTGCGAACCTCACACTGCTCGATGACGCGACGGTGAGCCTTCTGACGAATAAGGAGATTCTCCGCATTGACCAGACCGCGATGGCAAGCAGACAGGTGCTGCATGAAGGCGCCACGATTGTCTGGACCGCGGACCTTCCCGGTGGACAGTATGCGGTCGGCGTCTTCAACGTCGGAGATTCCCCCGTATCCTTCCAGCGAGAGCTGACCGCACTGCAGCTACCCGCAGGCAAGTTCCATCTGCGCAACGCCTGGCAGGGAAGCGAAGAGCTCGGAGCCTCAAAGATCGATGTAACGCTCGACCCGCACTCTACGGCAGTATTTGTATTGCAGCGGAACTGA
- a CDS encoding glycoside hydrolase family 2 protein: MKRIALLALTLFLSCRFVHATTKIDLDGAGWSFRTTLEEQWKPVSVPHSWLVDEGHEKYIGHAMYHRDFDMPALPAGKIARLHFDAVYDVAQVWVNGKLAGTHEGGYTAFDLDITRLVHPGKNFVVVDVDNTPTFTSIPALATGHPSTDKFTPDGVGKATIVGWLPYGGIVRPVHIEIGDPVYFRSVKVDADPDLKTGAATITVRATLHNAGERAASATVKGEAAGLTAGFRAVNVPANGDASVTWKGTLNSAHLWSVRDPFLYDAKLQVADDEFTAHVGVRKVQVSGTRLLLNGKEVHLNGANRVSEDMKEGLRESDAIVERDLSDMLADNMRMMRIAHYPQTQAVLDFADRHGMLLIPEAGNWNFSAWQMGDAGIRARWKQQMQEMMEQDWNHPSVVAWSVGNEYESYTQEGRDWTRDMRAFTLGLDATRLITFASRYTGDAAVKTGTDEASQYCDFVSINVYGDYARRFDRAHELFPDKPIFVTEFGKMGEPGIHDPQRIADITEAMTAIKQRPYMIGGSLWTWNDYRSFIRGTPADGIRRWGVVNTERERRDSWKVVQKLFETDLP, from the coding sequence GTGAAGCGTATCGCCCTGCTTGCCTTGACCCTGTTCCTTTCCTGCCGCTTTGTACATGCCACAACAAAGATTGACCTCGATGGCGCCGGCTGGAGCTTCCGCACCACCCTGGAGGAACAATGGAAGCCGGTGAGCGTGCCGCACTCCTGGCTGGTCGACGAAGGACACGAGAAGTACATCGGCCATGCCATGTATCACCGCGACTTCGATATGCCGGCACTTCCTGCGGGAAAGATCGCCCGGCTGCACTTCGATGCGGTCTACGATGTCGCCCAGGTCTGGGTGAACGGCAAACTCGCGGGAACGCATGAAGGTGGCTACACCGCCTTCGACCTGGACATCACGCGCCTGGTGCATCCCGGTAAGAACTTCGTCGTCGTGGACGTCGATAACACGCCTACTTTTACTTCGATTCCGGCGCTGGCGACCGGCCATCCATCGACGGACAAGTTCACGCCGGACGGCGTGGGCAAGGCAACGATCGTGGGCTGGCTGCCGTACGGCGGCATCGTCCGTCCGGTCCACATCGAGATCGGTGACCCGGTGTACTTCCGTAGTGTGAAGGTCGACGCCGATCCCGATTTGAAGACGGGTGCGGCGACCATCACTGTCCGGGCAACCTTGCACAATGCGGGCGAGCGGGCAGCATCGGCAACCGTCAAAGGAGAAGCTGCCGGCCTGACTGCAGGCTTTCGCGCCGTCAACGTCCCGGCGAACGGTGATGCCAGTGTCACCTGGAAGGGAACGCTCAACAGCGCTCATCTGTGGAGTGTCCGCGATCCATTTCTGTATGACGCGAAGCTGCAGGTAGCTGACGATGAGTTCACCGCACACGTCGGTGTCCGCAAGGTTCAGGTCAGCGGAACGCGTCTGCTGTTGAACGGAAAAGAGGTGCATCTGAACGGGGCCAACCGTGTCTCGGAAGACATGAAGGAAGGTCTCCGCGAGTCGGATGCGATTGTGGAGCGGGACCTGAGCGATATGCTGGCGGACAACATGCGCATGATGCGCATCGCGCACTATCCGCAGACGCAGGCCGTGCTCGACTTTGCGGATCGTCACGGCATGCTGTTGATCCCCGAAGCAGGGAACTGGAACTTCAGCGCATGGCAGATGGGCGACGCCGGTATCCGCGCACGCTGGAAGCAGCAGATGCAGGAGATGATGGAGCAGGACTGGAATCATCCCTCGGTCGTCGCCTGGAGCGTCGGCAACGAGTATGAGTCATACACGCAGGAAGGCCGCGACTGGACTCGCGACATGCGCGCCTTCACGCTCGGTCTGGATGCAACACGCCTGATCACTTTCGCCTCGCGCTACACCGGCGATGCCGCGGTGAAGACCGGTACCGATGAGGCAAGCCAGTACTGCGACTTTGTCTCCATCAATGTCTATGGCGACTATGCCAGGCGCTTCGACCGTGCCCATGAGCTCTTTCCGGACAAGCCCATCTTCGTGACGGAGTTCGGCAAGATGGGCGAGCCCGGCATCCACGATCCACAGCGCATTGCGGATATCACGGAGGCGATGACGGCGATAAAGCAGCGGCCATACATGATCGGGGGTTCGCTGTGGACATGGAACGACTACCGGTCATTTATTCGTGGAACACCGGCTGATGGCATCCGCCGCTGGGGTGTGGTGAATACCGAGCGGGAACGCCGCGATAGCTGGAAGGTCGTTCAGAAGCTCTTTGAGACGGACCTGCCATAA